A genomic stretch from Prionailurus bengalensis isolate Pbe53 chromosome E2, Fcat_Pben_1.1_paternal_pri, whole genome shotgun sequence includes:
- the USF2 gene encoding upstream stimulatory factor 2 isoform X1 encodes MDMLDPGLDPAASATAAAAASHDKGPEAEEGVELQEGGDGPGAEEQTAVAIASVQQAAFGDHNIQYQFRTENNGGQVTYRVVQVTDGQLDGQGDTAGAVSVVSTAAFAGGQQAVTQVGVDGAAQRPGPTAASVPPGPAAPFPLAVIQNPFSNGGSPAAEAVSGEARFAYFPASSVGDTTAVSVQTTDQSLQAGGQFYVMMTPQDVLQTGTQRTIAPRTHPYSPKIDGTRTPRDERRRAQHNEVERRRRDKINNWIVQLSKIIPDCNADNSKTGASKGGILSKACDYIRELRQTNQRMQETFKEAERLQMDNELLRQQIEELKNENAVLRAQLQQHNLEMVGESTRQ; translated from the exons atggACATGCTGGACCCGGGTCTGGATCCCGCTGCCTCGGCcaccgctgctgccgccgccag TCACGACAAGGGACCCGAGGCAGAGGAGGGCGTCGAGCTGCAGGAAG GCGGGGACGGCCCTGGGGCGGAGGAGCAGACGGCGGTGGCCATCGCCAGCGTCCAGCAGGCGGCGTTTGGCGACCACAACATCCAGTACCAGTTCCGCACAGAGAATAATGGAGGACAG GTGACGTACCGCGTAGTCCAGGTGACTGATGGTCAGCTGGATGGCCAGGGCGACACGGCTGGCGCCGTCAGCGTTGTGTCTACGGCTGCCTTCGCTGGGGGTCAGCAGGCTGTGACCCAGGTGGGTGTGGATGGGGCAGCCCAACGTCCTGGCCCCACTGCTGCATCTGTGCCCCCAGGTCCCGCAGCACCCTTCCCACTG GCCGTAATCCAAAATCCCTTCAGCAATGGCGGCAGCCCTGCAGCCGAGGCTGTCAGTGGGGAGGCACGCTTTGCCTATTTCCCAGCATCCAGTGTGGGAGATACCACAGCTGTATCCGTACAGACCACAGACCAGAGCTTGCAGGCCGGAG GCCAGTTCTATGTCATGATGACGCCACAGGACGTGCTTCAGACAGGAACACAGAGGACAATTGCACCTCGGACACACCCGTACTCCCC gaaAATTGACGGAACCAGAACACCACGGGATGAAAGAAGGAGGGCCCAGCACAACGAAG TGGAGCGGAGGCGGAGGGACAAGATCAACAACTGGATCGTCCAGCTTTCAAAAATCATTCCAGATTGTAATGCGGACAACAGCAAGACGGGAGCG AGTAAAGGAGGGATCCTGTCAAAGGCCTGTGACTACATCCGGGAGCTGCGCCAGACCAACCAGCGCATGCAGGAGACCTTCAAGGAGGCCGAGAGGCTGCAGATGGACAATGAGCTCCTGAGGCAACAG ATCGAGGAGCTGAAGAACGAGAACGCCGTGCTTCGTGCCCAGCTGCAGCAGCACAACCTGGAGATGGTGGGCGAGAGCACGCGGCAGTGA
- the MAG gene encoding myelin-associated glycoprotein isoform X1 yields MIFLTTLPLFWIMISASRGGHWGAWMPSSISAFEGTCVSIPCRFDFPDELRPAVVHGVWYFNSPYPKNYPPVVFKSRTQVVHESFQGRSRLLGDLGMRNCTLLLSSLSPELGGKYYFRGDLGGYNQYTFSEHSVLDIINTPNIVVPPEVVAGTEVEVSCMVPDNCPELRPELSWLGHEGLGEPTVLGRLREDEGTWVQVSLLHFVPTREANGHRLGCQASFPNTTLQFEGYASLDVKYPPVIVEMNASVEAIEGSHVSLLCGADSNPLPLLTWMRDGTVLREAVAESLFLDLEEVTPAEDGVYACLAENAYGQENRTVGLSVMYAPRKPMVNGTMVAVEGETVSILCSTQSNPDPILTIFKEKQILATVIYESELQLELPAITPEDDGEYWCVAENQYGQRATTFNLSVEFAPVILLESHCAAARDTVQCLCVVKSNPEPSVAFELPSRNVTVNETEREFVYSERSGLLLTSILTLRGQAQAPPRVICTSRNLYGTKSLELPFQGAHRLMWAKIGPVGAVVAFAILIAIVCYITQTRRKKNVTESPSFSAGDNPPVLFSSDFRISGAPEKYESERRLGSERRLLGLRGEPPELDLSYSHSDLGKRPTKDSYTLTEELAEYAEIRVK; encoded by the exons ATGATATTCCTCACGACACTGCCTCTGTTTTGGATTATGATTTCAG CCTCCCGAGGGggtcactggggtgcctggatgcccTCGTCCATCTCTGCCTTCGAGGGCACGTGCGTCTCCATCCCCTGCCGCTTCGACTTCCCCGACGAGCTGCGGCCGGCGGTCGTGCATGGCGTCTGGTACTTCAACAGCCCCTACCCGAAAAACTACCCCCCCGTGGTCTTCAAGTCTCGAACCCAAGTCGTGCACGAGAGCTTCCAGGGCCGCAGCCGCCTCCTGGGGGACCTGGGCATGCGCAACTGCACCCTGCTGCTCAGCAGCCTCAGCCCGGAGCTGGGCGGCAAGTACTACTTCCGCGGGGACCTCGGGGGCTACAACCAGTACACCTTCTCTGAGCACAGTGTTCTGGACATCATCA ACACCCCCAACATCGTGGTCCCCCCGGAGGTGGTGGCAGGCACGGAAGTCGAGGTCAGCTGCATGGTGCCTGACAACTGCCCAGAGCTGCGCCCGGAGCTGAGCTGGCTGGGCCACGAAGGGCTGGGGGAGCCCACCGTGCTGGGTCGGCTGCGCGAGGACGAGGGCACGTGGGTGCAGGTGTCGCTGCTACACTTCGTGCCCACTAGGGAGGCCAACGGCCACCGGCTGGGCTGCCAGGCCTCCTTCCCCAACACTACTCTGCAGTTCGAGGGCTACGCCAGCCTGGACGTCAAGT ACCCCCCGGTGATCGTGGAGATGAATGCCTCGGTGGAGGCCATCGAGGGCTCGCATGTCAGCCTGCTCTGTGGGGCTGACAGCAACCCGCTGCCGCTGCTGACGTGGATGCGGGACGGCACGGTGCTCCGGGAGGCCGTGGCCGAGAGCCTGTTCCTGGATCTGGAAGAGGTGACCCCCGCGGAGGACGGCGTCTACGCCTGCCTGGCAGAGAACGCCTATGGCCAGGAGAACCGCACCGTGGGACTCAGCGTCATGT ATGCACCCCGGAAGCCGATGGTGAACGGGACAATGGTGGCCGTGGAGGGGGAGACGGTCTCCATCTTGTGCTCCACACAGAGCAACCCGGATCCTATTCTCACCATCTTCAAGGAGAAGCAGATTCTGGCCACGGTCATCTACGAGAGCGAGCTGCAGCTGGAACTACCTGCCATCACGCCTGAGGATGACGGAGAGTACTGGTGTGTGGCTGAGAACCAGTACGGCCAGAGGGCCACCACCTTCAACCTATCCGTGGAGT TCGCCCCTGTGATCCTGCTGGAGTCCCACTGTGCAGCGGCCCGGGACACAGTGCAGTGCCTGTGCGTGGTGAAATCCAACCCCGAGCCGTCCGTGGCCTTCGAGCTGCCCTCACGCAACGTGACCGTGAACGAGACCGAGCGAGAGTTCGTGTACTCGGAGCGCAGCGGCCTCCTGCTCACCAGCATCCTCACGCTGCGGGGAcaggcccaggccccgccccgggTCATCTGCACCTCCCGCAACCTCTACGGCACCAAGAGCCTGGAGCTGCCCTTCCAGGGAGCCC ACCGCCTGATGTGGGCCAAGATCGGCCCCGTGGGAGCCGTGGTCGCCTTTGCCATCCTAATTGCCATCGTCTGCTACATCACCCAGACGCGGAGAAA AAAGAACGTGACAGAGAGCCCCAGCTTCTCGGCGGGGGACAACCCCCCGGTCCTGTTCAGCAGCGACTTCCGCATCTCTGGGGCGCCAGAGAAGTATGAG AGCGAGAGGCGACTGGGATCTGAGAGGAGGCTGCTGGGCCTTCGGGGGGAACCCCCAGAGCTGGACCTGAGCTATTCTCACTCGGACCTGGGAAAACGGCCCACCAAGGACAGCTACACCCTGACGGAGGAGCTGGCCGAGTATGCTGAAATCCGTGTcaagtga
- the USF2 gene encoding upstream stimulatory factor 2 isoform X2 — MDMLDPGLDPAASATAAAAASHDKGPEAEEGVELQEGGDGPGAEEQTAVAIASVQQAAFGDHNIQYQFRTENNGGQVTYRVVQVTDGQLDGQGDTAGAVSVVSTAAFAGGQQAVTQAVIQNPFSNGGSPAAEAVSGEARFAYFPASSVGDTTAVSVQTTDQSLQAGGQFYVMMTPQDVLQTGTQRTIAPRTHPYSPKIDGTRTPRDERRRAQHNEVERRRRDKINNWIVQLSKIIPDCNADNSKTGASKGGILSKACDYIRELRQTNQRMQETFKEAERLQMDNELLRQQIEELKNENAVLRAQLQQHNLEMVGESTRQ; from the exons atggACATGCTGGACCCGGGTCTGGATCCCGCTGCCTCGGCcaccgctgctgccgccgccag TCACGACAAGGGACCCGAGGCAGAGGAGGGCGTCGAGCTGCAGGAAG GCGGGGACGGCCCTGGGGCGGAGGAGCAGACGGCGGTGGCCATCGCCAGCGTCCAGCAGGCGGCGTTTGGCGACCACAACATCCAGTACCAGTTCCGCACAGAGAATAATGGAGGACAG GTGACGTACCGCGTAGTCCAGGTGACTGATGGTCAGCTGGATGGCCAGGGCGACACGGCTGGCGCCGTCAGCGTTGTGTCTACGGCTGCCTTCGCTGGGGGTCAGCAGGCTGTGACCCAG GCCGTAATCCAAAATCCCTTCAGCAATGGCGGCAGCCCTGCAGCCGAGGCTGTCAGTGGGGAGGCACGCTTTGCCTATTTCCCAGCATCCAGTGTGGGAGATACCACAGCTGTATCCGTACAGACCACAGACCAGAGCTTGCAGGCCGGAG GCCAGTTCTATGTCATGATGACGCCACAGGACGTGCTTCAGACAGGAACACAGAGGACAATTGCACCTCGGACACACCCGTACTCCCC gaaAATTGACGGAACCAGAACACCACGGGATGAAAGAAGGAGGGCCCAGCACAACGAAG TGGAGCGGAGGCGGAGGGACAAGATCAACAACTGGATCGTCCAGCTTTCAAAAATCATTCCAGATTGTAATGCGGACAACAGCAAGACGGGAGCG AGTAAAGGAGGGATCCTGTCAAAGGCCTGTGACTACATCCGGGAGCTGCGCCAGACCAACCAGCGCATGCAGGAGACCTTCAAGGAGGCCGAGAGGCTGCAGATGGACAATGAGCTCCTGAGGCAACAG ATCGAGGAGCTGAAGAACGAGAACGCCGTGCTTCGTGCCCAGCTGCAGCAGCACAACCTGGAGATGGTGGGCGAGAGCACGCGGCAGTGA
- the LOC122495062 gene encoding hepcidin, with protein sequence MALSTQVQAACLLLLLLASLASGSALRQETGQLTDLRPQDTAAAEAGLKPVLQRLRRRDTHFPICMFCCGCCKKAKCGMCCKT encoded by the exons ATGGCACTGAGCACACAGGTCCAGGCCGcctgcctcctgctcctcctcctggccAGCCTGGCCAGTGGCTCAGCTCTCCGGCAAGAG ACAGGACAGCTCACGGACCTCCGACCCCAGGACACAGCGGCAGCCGAGGCGGGCTTGAAG CCCGTGCTCCAGAGGCTAAGGAGGCGAGACACCCACTTCCCCATCTGCATGTTCTGCTGCGGCTGCTGTAAAAAAGCAAAGTGTGGGATGTGCTGCAAGACGTAG
- the MAG gene encoding myelin-associated glycoprotein isoform X2 yields MIFLTTLPLFWIMISASRGGHWGAWMPSSISAFEGTCVSIPCRFDFPDELRPAVVHGVWYFNSPYPKNYPPVVFKSRTQVVHESFQGRSRLLGDLGMRNCTLLLSSLSPELGGKYYFRGDLGGYNQYTFSEHSVLDIINTPNIVVPPEVVAGTEVEVSCMVPDNCPELRPELSWLGHEGLGEPTVLGRLREDEGTWVQVSLLHFVPTREANGHRLGCQASFPNTTLQFEGYASLDVKYPPVIVEMNASVEAIEGSHVSLLCGADSNPLPLLTWMRDGTVLREAVAESLFLDLEEVTPAEDGVYACLAENAYGQENRTVGLSVMYAPRKPMVNGTMVAVEGETVSILCSTQSNPDPILTIFKEKQILATVIYESELQLELPAITPEDDGEYWCVAENQYGQRATTFNLSVEFAPVILLESHCAAARDTVQCLCVVKSNPEPSVAFELPSRNVTVNETEREFVYSERSGLLLTSILTLRGQAQAPPRVICTSRNLYGTKSLELPFQGAHRLMWAKIGPVGAVVAFAILIAIVCYITQTRRKKNVTESPSFSAGDNPPVLFSSDFRISGAPEKYESREVSTLE; encoded by the exons ATGATATTCCTCACGACACTGCCTCTGTTTTGGATTATGATTTCAG CCTCCCGAGGGggtcactggggtgcctggatgcccTCGTCCATCTCTGCCTTCGAGGGCACGTGCGTCTCCATCCCCTGCCGCTTCGACTTCCCCGACGAGCTGCGGCCGGCGGTCGTGCATGGCGTCTGGTACTTCAACAGCCCCTACCCGAAAAACTACCCCCCCGTGGTCTTCAAGTCTCGAACCCAAGTCGTGCACGAGAGCTTCCAGGGCCGCAGCCGCCTCCTGGGGGACCTGGGCATGCGCAACTGCACCCTGCTGCTCAGCAGCCTCAGCCCGGAGCTGGGCGGCAAGTACTACTTCCGCGGGGACCTCGGGGGCTACAACCAGTACACCTTCTCTGAGCACAGTGTTCTGGACATCATCA ACACCCCCAACATCGTGGTCCCCCCGGAGGTGGTGGCAGGCACGGAAGTCGAGGTCAGCTGCATGGTGCCTGACAACTGCCCAGAGCTGCGCCCGGAGCTGAGCTGGCTGGGCCACGAAGGGCTGGGGGAGCCCACCGTGCTGGGTCGGCTGCGCGAGGACGAGGGCACGTGGGTGCAGGTGTCGCTGCTACACTTCGTGCCCACTAGGGAGGCCAACGGCCACCGGCTGGGCTGCCAGGCCTCCTTCCCCAACACTACTCTGCAGTTCGAGGGCTACGCCAGCCTGGACGTCAAGT ACCCCCCGGTGATCGTGGAGATGAATGCCTCGGTGGAGGCCATCGAGGGCTCGCATGTCAGCCTGCTCTGTGGGGCTGACAGCAACCCGCTGCCGCTGCTGACGTGGATGCGGGACGGCACGGTGCTCCGGGAGGCCGTGGCCGAGAGCCTGTTCCTGGATCTGGAAGAGGTGACCCCCGCGGAGGACGGCGTCTACGCCTGCCTGGCAGAGAACGCCTATGGCCAGGAGAACCGCACCGTGGGACTCAGCGTCATGT ATGCACCCCGGAAGCCGATGGTGAACGGGACAATGGTGGCCGTGGAGGGGGAGACGGTCTCCATCTTGTGCTCCACACAGAGCAACCCGGATCCTATTCTCACCATCTTCAAGGAGAAGCAGATTCTGGCCACGGTCATCTACGAGAGCGAGCTGCAGCTGGAACTACCTGCCATCACGCCTGAGGATGACGGAGAGTACTGGTGTGTGGCTGAGAACCAGTACGGCCAGAGGGCCACCACCTTCAACCTATCCGTGGAGT TCGCCCCTGTGATCCTGCTGGAGTCCCACTGTGCAGCGGCCCGGGACACAGTGCAGTGCCTGTGCGTGGTGAAATCCAACCCCGAGCCGTCCGTGGCCTTCGAGCTGCCCTCACGCAACGTGACCGTGAACGAGACCGAGCGAGAGTTCGTGTACTCGGAGCGCAGCGGCCTCCTGCTCACCAGCATCCTCACGCTGCGGGGAcaggcccaggccccgccccgggTCATCTGCACCTCCCGCAACCTCTACGGCACCAAGAGCCTGGAGCTGCCCTTCCAGGGAGCCC ACCGCCTGATGTGGGCCAAGATCGGCCCCGTGGGAGCCGTGGTCGCCTTTGCCATCCTAATTGCCATCGTCTGCTACATCACCCAGACGCGGAGAAA AAAGAACGTGACAGAGAGCCCCAGCTTCTCGGCGGGGGACAACCCCCCGGTCCTGTTCAGCAGCGACTTCCGCATCTCTGGGGCGCCAGAGAAGTATGAG TCCAGAGAGGTCTCTACCCTGGAATGA